Proteins from one Mucilaginibacter jinjuensis genomic window:
- a CDS encoding type IV secretion system DNA-binding domain-containing protein: protein MEETREQQKLHGFLQCLIYVMVALEAAIFIYIRAPIWGIFHHALYRISLLPFYQNLVYSKLATLGLICLVSIGTVAKKEVDLEPKRHIVYPLCLGLLLFFGSLFCYGRGGPLVFAYTRWWDLLYVLLSAAGALLTSIAMDNISKLIRSGLGKDVWNVEGESFQQPEKLIETDYSVNIPMLFYYKRKVRRGWINLTNPFRATLLIGTPGSGKSFSIVNPFIRQLTAKGFCLALYDFKFPDLGQIAYYHYLLAKQQGKLKGFNFHVVNLNEVEKSRRINPWKKEYIRTLADAGETAEALVEAMKKGDKSGGSDQFFTQSAINFLSACIYFMCRYQDGKYSSFPHVLALLNRSYEEIFQTLFKQAELASLLSPFVSAFKNKAFDQLEGQVGTLKIFLSRLATKETYWVFSGDDFDLKISDKDHPAMLVLANDPATQNINSACYSVIINRLTKLINSKGNKPSALIIDELPTLFVHKIENLIATARSNKVAVLMGLQELPQFQQQYGKETAATITSVTGNVLSGAVRSKDTLDWLEKLLGRNKQISEGLSIDRNKTSTSLNEKLETLVPAGKIATLNAGELVGVIAADVKEQYTGDYETSSINCRVNLDLDELKKEEAGYRPLPVYYDFGNNKETVLNENFKRINRDIAQIIQKHQPPKVNTPKATMKEQLKNNRK, encoded by the coding sequence ATGGAAGAAACACGGGAACAGCAGAAGCTGCACGGCTTCCTGCAATGCCTGATCTATGTGATGGTTGCCCTGGAAGCCGCCATTTTTATTTATATCCGGGCGCCTATCTGGGGAATTTTTCACCATGCGCTGTACCGGATTAGCCTGCTTCCTTTCTACCAAAACCTGGTCTATAGTAAACTGGCCACCTTGGGGCTCATTTGCCTGGTCAGTATCGGTACGGTAGCCAAAAAGGAGGTGGATCTGGAGCCGAAGCGGCATATCGTTTACCCCTTATGTTTAGGGCTGCTGTTATTTTTCGGCAGCCTTTTTTGTTACGGGCGTGGCGGGCCCTTGGTATTTGCCTATACGCGCTGGTGGGACCTGCTCTATGTATTGTTGTCGGCGGCGGGCGCATTACTGACCAGTATCGCCATGGACAATATCTCCAAGCTGATCCGCTCAGGATTGGGCAAAGATGTCTGGAACGTGGAAGGTGAGAGCTTTCAGCAACCCGAAAAATTAATAGAGACGGATTATTCGGTGAACATCCCGATGCTGTTCTATTACAAACGCAAAGTCCGGCGGGGCTGGATCAACCTGACGAACCCTTTCCGGGCCACGCTTCTGATCGGTACCCCAGGTTCCGGTAAGAGCTTTTCCATCGTGAATCCTTTTATCCGGCAACTGACTGCCAAGGGTTTTTGCCTGGCGTTATATGATTTCAAATTTCCCGACCTCGGGCAGATCGCTTATTACCATTATCTGCTCGCCAAACAGCAAGGCAAACTGAAAGGCTTCAATTTTCATGTCGTCAACCTCAATGAGGTCGAAAAAAGCCGGCGGATCAACCCCTGGAAAAAGGAATATATCCGGACGCTGGCTGATGCGGGTGAAACAGCGGAAGCATTAGTGGAGGCCATGAAAAAAGGGGACAAATCCGGCGGCTCGGACCAGTTCTTTACCCAATCCGCCATCAACTTTCTTTCCGCCTGTATTTACTTTATGTGCCGGTACCAGGACGGTAAATATTCGTCTTTCCCGCATGTGCTGGCACTATTGAACCGTAGTTATGAAGAGATATTCCAAACCCTGTTCAAACAGGCAGAGCTCGCATCTTTATTGTCTCCCTTCGTTTCTGCCTTTAAAAACAAAGCCTTTGACCAGTTAGAGGGCCAGGTCGGCACGCTGAAGATATTTTTATCACGCCTGGCGACCAAGGAAACCTACTGGGTGTTTTCGGGCGACGACTTCGACCTGAAAATATCGGATAAGGACCATCCTGCTATGCTGGTGCTGGCCAATGATCCGGCTACGCAAAATATTAACTCCGCCTGTTATTCGGTGATCATCAACCGGCTTACCAAGCTGATCAACAGTAAAGGCAATAAGCCGTCCGCGCTGATCATAGACGAGTTGCCGACGCTTTTCGTCCATAAGATCGAAAATCTCATCGCAACCGCACGTTCGAACAAGGTAGCCGTACTGATGGGCCTGCAGGAGCTGCCGCAGTTTCAGCAGCAATACGGCAAAGAAACTGCCGCTACCATTACCTCGGTAACCGGCAATGTCTTATCCGGCGCTGTGCGCAGCAAGGATACGCTGGACTGGCTGGAAAAATTGTTAGGCCGGAACAAACAGATCAGCGAAGGGCTTTCCATTGACCGGAACAAGACATCCACCTCGCTCAACGAGAAACTGGAAACCCTGGTGCCTGCCGGAAAAATAGCCACCCTGAATGCTGGGGAACTGGTCGGCGTGATCGCCGCCGATGTGAAGGAGCAATATACCGGCGATTATGAAACGTCATCGATCAATTGCCGCGTCAACCTGGACCTGGACGAACTCAAAAAAGAAGAAGCCGGCTACAGGCCTTTACCCGTGTATTATGATTTTGGGAACAACAAAGAAACCGTTCTGAACGAAAACTTCAAACGAATCAACCGTGACATCGCCCAGATCATCCAGAAGCACCAGCCGCCGAAAGTGAACACCCCGAAGGCTACCATGAAAGAGCAACTAAAAAATAACAGAAAATGA
- a CDS encoding DNA methylase produces MAYNPREKLAANIAALRIVLDWDGNRSFNEAEVSALKAYSGFGGLKAVLYPPGEREEWIKMNASEADLRLYPQVMELHSLLKEKLSSYGYKRAFDDLQDSSLTAYYTPDLVPRAIYTALGDRGLLPKRLYEPSAGAGIFISEAVRLLPDLQNVTAVEKDSLTGKVLSAICSAMSLPTDVQVKGFEETAATEKGQFDLIASNIPFGNISVFDPAYRNNSITDRIHNYFFAKGLDKIGHGGLLAYLTTDAFLNTPGNDLARKHLFTSADFVSLLILPDNLMKDHANVEAPTHLLLVQKNDHKETFSEVEELLLTIVEQSGENGTYPLNAYVHRHHELIMADEVAEGTNQYGKPARVIWHNGHMEDLFPAMVEQMANDLDARFDKSRFETLQQQFAFEKGEREQKNETVKTDTKKFTFLDVPVPKATNVIAQLGLFDTAPQPAGKAQSYLSDMDEASIVPSSARIISTIRTTERPEHDTVVLLTARSKSTGRYLYKQYANVAELKVSAKWLTGNMLSDELKVLAAKLKGFGYDYSYEGDRSLEPAFGLVPERPKGFRNLKPFYVKDTLVVHGDKAGLIGTPGETEAEFFPFEEQEQRAFYKAYVLVRDAYIELFNTESQTLSEQPGLRAALNEHYRSFTETYGDLNRTYNRSRILNDPAFGFSTLYSLEKKEDDRFVKADILNGPVFPRRETLKTDDPAEALARCLNDKGFVDLGYISGVTGLSEQEVIAGLEKQILFNPAVQAWETSDRYLSGNVVQKLTEAEAAFKDNPEHLQIARSLAAMQRAQPEPIPFELLELDFNLGERWIPADYYQRFATSLFGIKTEVEYFSSLDTFKVGYSGSNAITDREFSVMPRSGQKMKAHTLLEHALENTNPTFSYKVMRDGEEVRLPDNNAIQAAHEKIEIIRDRFVSWLKELPAEEKLFLEKRYNSIFNCYALRQYDGSHLTFPGLDLKAVGVPALYDSQRNAAWRIIQNRGALIDHEVGLGKTLTMIVAAIEMKRLGIIAKPSILALKANVIQIADTFRRAYPNAKILAPTEDDFVPGKRQQLFLQIKNNNWDCVIMTHEQFGKIPQDPEVQREILQEELDNVARDLQTLELLGAQITRKMLKGLRVRQANLQAAMAQVVFDIENRQDKGITFQETGIDHLFVDESHKFKNLTFTTRHNRVAGLGNPQGSQRALNMLFAVRSLQKKFDADLCVTFLSGTPISNSLTEMYLIFKYLRPRELERQRIENFDGWAAVYARKTVDFEFSVTNEIIQKERFRHFVKVPELALFYNEITDYKTADQINLDKPALDEQLVNIKPTPEQEDFIQRLMDFAATGDAELIGREPLTAQEDMARMLIATNYAKKMATDMRLIDADAYSDHPDNKINTCARKVNEFYHLSNEYRGTQLVFCDIGTPKSDEFDIYNALKEKLVRDFNIPANQISFIHDWPEKKRPKMFRMMNAGYIRIMIGSTEKLGTGTNVQERGVAMHDLDVPWRPSDLDQRGGRFSRKGNWLAKEHFDNKVPRFIYATEKSLDNYKFNLLQNKQRFISQIKNSQLSVRSIDEGAMDEQSGMSFPEYIAILSGDTSLLDKTRVDKKIAVLEGSRSAHYKEVSRARMRLETVETERSKTVVTLEKLALDEADYKALLTFDEEWTKRNPIRINGLESADPEVIGKYIIDQYRNWQPSKGESEDKQLGTLYGFDLYIRQQREGIENNGLMEYKYSNSLYAEGPKSGIKYLYNGGLPNVDNPKLAARYYISAIDRVVALKEKYEKEVAALDKEVPVLKGIMGRVFDKEQELADLKAEASRLQEKIAGTLRENQMKIVESEESEEIAEIEDEDNILSLNTEQEHEPRRALGR; encoded by the coding sequence ATGGCCTATAACCCGCGTGAAAAGCTGGCAGCTAATATTGCCGCCCTGCGCATCGTCCTGGATTGGGATGGAAACCGGAGTTTTAATGAGGCTGAAGTTTCAGCGCTTAAGGCCTATTCCGGGTTTGGCGGTCTTAAGGCCGTGCTGTACCCGCCGGGCGAGCGCGAAGAATGGATAAAAATGAACGCCTCGGAAGCCGATTTGCGCCTTTATCCGCAGGTGATGGAGCTGCATAGCCTGTTAAAGGAAAAACTGAGCAGTTATGGCTATAAACGCGCCTTTGATGACCTCCAGGACAGTTCCCTTACCGCCTATTATACGCCGGACCTGGTACCAAGGGCGATCTATACAGCTTTAGGCGACCGCGGCCTGTTGCCAAAACGTCTTTATGAGCCGAGCGCCGGGGCTGGAATATTTATTTCGGAAGCGGTACGCCTGTTACCGGACCTGCAAAACGTGACCGCAGTAGAAAAGGATTCGCTGACCGGCAAAGTGCTTTCTGCTATATGTTCGGCGATGTCCTTGCCCACCGACGTGCAGGTCAAAGGTTTTGAGGAAACCGCTGCTACCGAAAAGGGGCAATTCGACCTCATCGCTTCCAATATCCCATTTGGAAACATCTCGGTTTTTGACCCTGCTTACCGTAATAACAGTATCACCGATCGCATCCATAACTATTTTTTCGCAAAAGGACTGGACAAGATCGGCCACGGCGGCTTACTGGCGTACCTGACGACAGACGCCTTTCTGAATACCCCCGGTAACGATCTGGCGCGCAAGCACCTTTTTACATCCGCTGATTTTGTCAGCCTGCTGATCCTGCCGGATAACCTGATGAAGGATCATGCCAATGTGGAAGCGCCGACACACCTGTTGCTCGTACAAAAGAATGACCACAAAGAAACCTTTTCGGAAGTGGAAGAATTGCTGCTGACGATCGTTGAACAGAGCGGTGAGAACGGCACCTATCCGCTGAACGCTTATGTGCACCGGCACCATGAGCTCATTATGGCAGACGAAGTGGCCGAAGGCACCAACCAGTATGGTAAACCCGCAAGGGTCATCTGGCATAACGGACATATGGAAGACCTTTTTCCCGCGATGGTGGAACAGATGGCTAATGACCTGGACGCCCGCTTTGATAAGTCACGCTTTGAAACTTTGCAGCAACAATTTGCTTTTGAAAAGGGCGAACGGGAACAAAAGAACGAGACGGTTAAAACGGACACCAAAAAGTTTACTTTCCTGGACGTCCCGGTGCCAAAGGCAACAAATGTGATCGCACAGCTTGGACTATTCGATACCGCACCGCAGCCAGCCGGCAAGGCACAGTCGTATTTATCCGACATGGATGAAGCCAGCATTGTTCCTTCCTCAGCACGCATCATCAGCACCATCCGGACAACTGAACGTCCTGAACATGATACCGTGGTTTTGCTTACAGCCCGGTCAAAATCCACCGGGCGATACCTGTATAAGCAATATGCCAATGTCGCTGAGCTGAAAGTATCCGCCAAATGGCTGACGGGCAATATGCTATCCGATGAGCTCAAGGTGCTGGCCGCCAAACTGAAAGGGTTTGGCTACGACTACAGCTACGAAGGCGACCGCAGCCTGGAACCTGCTTTCGGGCTCGTACCTGAACGGCCAAAAGGCTTTCGCAACCTTAAACCGTTTTATGTCAAGGACACCCTGGTCGTACATGGCGATAAAGCGGGGCTGATCGGTACGCCAGGCGAAACAGAAGCCGAATTCTTTCCCTTTGAGGAACAGGAGCAGCGTGCTTTTTACAAAGCCTATGTTCTCGTACGCGATGCGTACATAGAACTTTTCAATACCGAATCACAGACCCTGAGCGAACAACCGGGACTACGCGCGGCGCTAAATGAACATTACCGTTCATTCACGGAAACCTACGGCGACCTGAACCGGACCTACAACCGTTCCAGGATACTAAATGACCCGGCTTTTGGCTTTAGCACGCTCTATTCACTGGAAAAAAAGGAAGACGATCGTTTTGTAAAGGCCGATATCCTGAACGGCCCGGTATTCCCGCGCCGGGAAACGCTGAAAACGGACGATCCCGCAGAAGCTTTGGCCCGCTGCCTGAATGATAAAGGCTTCGTTGACCTCGGTTATATTTCCGGAGTGACCGGCCTGTCGGAACAGGAAGTGATCGCCGGACTGGAAAAACAGATCCTTTTTAACCCGGCGGTCCAGGCCTGGGAAACCAGTGACCGTTATTTATCCGGTAATGTGGTTCAAAAGCTGACCGAAGCCGAAGCAGCCTTTAAGGATAATCCTGAACATTTGCAGATCGCCCGTAGTCTTGCAGCTATGCAGCGGGCACAACCCGAACCGATCCCCTTCGAACTGCTGGAACTGGATTTTAACCTGGGTGAGCGCTGGATACCGGCAGATTATTATCAGCGGTTTGCGACCAGTTTATTTGGAATCAAAACAGAGGTTGAATATTTTTCGTCCCTCGATACCTTCAAAGTCGGTTATTCCGGCAGTAATGCCATTACCGACAGGGAATTTTCCGTCATGCCGAGATCGGGCCAGAAAATGAAAGCGCATACGCTTTTGGAACATGCCCTGGAAAATACCAATCCGACATTCAGCTACAAGGTCATGCGCGATGGTGAGGAAGTGCGCTTGCCGGACAACAACGCTATCCAGGCCGCGCATGAAAAAATAGAGATTATACGCGACCGTTTTGTCAGCTGGCTAAAGGAGTTGCCTGCCGAAGAAAAGTTATTCCTGGAAAAGCGGTATAACTCCATTTTTAATTGCTATGCCTTAAGGCAATATGACGGCAGCCACCTCACTTTTCCGGGGCTTGACCTGAAAGCTGTCGGCGTTCCTGCATTATATGACTCACAGCGCAATGCGGCCTGGCGTATTATACAGAACCGGGGTGCATTGATCGACCATGAAGTGGGTTTGGGAAAAACACTGACCATGATCGTTGCAGCGATCGAAATGAAACGCCTCGGCATTATTGCAAAACCATCGATACTGGCGCTAAAGGCCAATGTGATCCAGATCGCAGATACCTTCCGGCGTGCTTATCCAAATGCCAAAATACTGGCGCCAACGGAAGACGACTTTGTTCCCGGTAAAAGACAGCAACTCTTTTTACAGATCAAGAACAATAATTGGGATTGCGTGATCATGACGCATGAACAGTTCGGCAAGATCCCGCAGGACCCCGAAGTACAGCGTGAAATATTGCAGGAAGAACTGGATAATGTAGCGCGTGACCTGCAAACGCTGGAACTTTTAGGCGCCCAGATCACCCGGAAAATGCTGAAGGGCTTAAGGGTGCGGCAGGCCAACCTGCAGGCAGCTATGGCACAGGTGGTCTTTGATATCGAGAACAGGCAGGATAAAGGTATCACTTTCCAGGAAACCGGGATCGATCACCTGTTTGTCGATGAAAGCCATAAATTTAAGAACCTGACCTTCACCACCAGGCATAACCGTGTAGCCGGGCTCGGCAATCCCCAGGGAAGCCAGCGGGCGCTGAACATGCTGTTCGCGGTCAGGTCGCTGCAAAAAAAGTTTGATGCTGACCTCTGCGTTACGTTCCTGTCCGGTACGCCGATCTCCAATAGCTTAACGGAGATGTACCTCATCTTTAAATACCTGCGGCCTCGGGAACTGGAACGCCAGCGTATTGAAAACTTTGACGGATGGGCAGCGGTTTACGCGCGTAAAACGGTAGACTTTGAATTTTCGGTAACCAATGAGATCATCCAGAAGGAAAGGTTCAGGCACTTTGTCAAGGTTCCCGAACTGGCGCTGTTTTACAATGAGATCACCGATTACAAGACCGCCGACCAGATCAACCTGGATAAACCGGCGCTTGACGAGCAGCTCGTTAACATCAAACCCACGCCAGAGCAGGAAGATTTCATCCAGCGCCTGATGGATTTCGCCGCCACCGGGGACGCCGAGCTGATCGGACGGGAACCGCTGACTGCACAGGAAGATATGGCCCGGATGCTCATCGCGACGAACTACGCCAAAAAGATGGCCACCGATATGCGGCTGATTGATGCGGATGCCTACAGTGACCACCCGGATAACAAGATCAATACCTGCGCGCGTAAGGTGAATGAATTTTACCACTTAAGTAATGAATACCGGGGGACCCAACTGGTTTTCTGCGATATCGGCACGCCAAAAAGCGATGAATTCGATATCTATAACGCGCTGAAAGAAAAGCTGGTCCGCGACTTTAACATACCGGCTAACCAGATCTCCTTTATTCATGACTGGCCGGAAAAGAAAAGACCTAAAATGTTCCGGATGATGAACGCCGGTTATATCCGCATCATGATCGGCAGTACCGAAAAATTGGGTACCGGCACCAATGTGCAGGAACGTGGCGTAGCCATGCATGACCTGGACGTACCGTGGCGCCCTTCAGATCTCGACCAGCGCGGCGGAAGGTTCAGCCGGAAAGGCAACTGGCTGGCGAAGGAACATTTTGACAATAAAGTTCCCCGGTTCATTTATGCGACCGAAAAATCGCTGGACAATTACAAATTCAACCTGCTTCAGAATAAGCAAAGGTTTATCAGCCAGATCAAAAACAGCCAGTTAAGCGTACGTTCCATAGATGAAGGCGCCATGGATGAGCAGAGCGGCATGAGCTTTCCTGAATATATCGCGATCCTGTCAGGGGATACATCACTGCTGGACAAAACCCGCGTCGATAAAAAGATAGCCGTTTTGGAAGGTTCGCGCTCGGCACATTACAAGGAAGTGTCGCGCGCCCGCATGCGGCTGGAGACTGTGGAAACCGAGCGCAGCAAAACAGTGGTGACGCTGGAAAAACTCGCCCTGGATGAGGCTGACTATAAAGCTTTGCTGACCTTTGATGAAGAATGGACCAAACGGAACCCGATCCGGATCAACGGTTTGGAATCAGCCGACCCTGAAGTCATTGGCAAATACATCATCGACCAGTACCGAAACTGGCAACCTTCTAAGGGCGAGTCCGAAGATAAACAGCTGGGAACCTTATATGGCTTTGACCTGTATATCCGCCAGCAACGTGAAGGCATCGAAAACAACGGTTTGATGGAGTACAAATATTCCAACTCGCTTTATGCCGAGGGCCCGAAATCCGGCATTAAATATCTTTATAACGGCGGCTTGCCGAACGTAGACAATCCCAAACTGGCTGCCCGCTATTATATCAGCGCTATCGACCGTGTAGTCGCACTCAAAGAAAAGTACGAGAAAGAAGTCGCCGCGCTGGATAAGGAAGTGCCTGTTTTAAAAGGCATTATGGGGCGCGTTTTTGATAAGGAACAAGAATTGGCCGACCTGAAGGCGGAAGCATCGAGGCTACAGGAAAAGATCGCCGGAACACTTCGCGAAAACCAGATGAAAATCGTGGAATCCGAAGAAAGCGAGGAGATCGCGGAAATTGAGGACGAGGATAATATCCTGTCACTGAATACGGAACAGGAGCATGAGCCCCGGCGGGCACTCGGGAGGTAG
- a CDS encoding DUF4138 domain-containing protein, whose amino-acid sequence MKKYLLLLAAFIVAAGQAFAQLNKRDLPVVYLPENVSVHFVSPEPIRFVDISVKGISGDLPIPNILRIHTRDSLARFNDAVVTITGEKFIAQYRVVPCPDDRDGTVQTEIAVEPSACRPLENPEVGLSQLELKANALRLLAMKPGHPDEQVKAFGLQGLLYHIYTLGDYIFLDIGFRNQTRLPYTIDQLHFSIEDKKVTKASTVQSVVVTPLFVLQDIPAFDQYYRNIFVFKKLTFPGNKVFCIGLSEKQLSGRTLTLKADYKDLLHADVFPR is encoded by the coding sequence ATGAAAAAATATTTGTTATTGCTTGCCGCCTTTATCGTGGCAGCAGGGCAAGCCTTTGCCCAGCTCAATAAACGCGACCTTCCGGTCGTATATCTTCCTGAAAACGTATCTGTACACTTCGTTTCACCGGAACCGATCCGTTTCGTAGATATATCCGTTAAAGGCATCTCCGGTGACCTTCCCATACCCAATATACTGCGCATCCACACCCGCGACTCCTTGGCCCGCTTTAATGATGCCGTGGTGACCATAACCGGTGAAAAGTTTATCGCCCAGTATCGCGTGGTTCCTTGTCCCGATGATCGTGACGGGACCGTACAGACCGAAATTGCAGTCGAACCATCTGCTTGCAGGCCGCTGGAAAATCCGGAAGTCGGTCTTTCCCAACTGGAACTGAAAGCCAACGCCCTGCGCTTACTGGCGATGAAACCCGGTCATCCGGACGAACAGGTAAAAGCCTTCGGTTTACAAGGCTTGCTGTATCATATTTATACCCTTGGAGATTATATTTTTTTAGACATCGGCTTTCGCAACCAAACCAGGCTGCCCTATACCATCGACCAGCTACATTTCAGCATTGAGGATAAAAAAGTGACCAAGGCCAGTACCGTACAATCGGTCGTGGTTACACCGCTTTTTGTTTTACAGGACATTCCGGCTTTTGATCAATATTACCGGAACATATTCGTGTTCAAAAAGCTGACGTTTCCGGGCAATAAGGTATTTTGTATCGGCCTCAGCGAAAAGCAACTGTCCGGACGCACCCTGACCCTGAAAGCGGATTATAAGGATCTCCTTCATGCCGATGTCTTCCCCAGGTAA
- a CDS encoding conjugative transposon protein TraM, whose amino-acid sequence MQINFKQPRYIVPLILLPFLCLFFYVFHGKNKEKGPATQAADIQSNVGNVSSHVKKSALSDKLDAFRNTYKESDGLTAVTPVTNDQVTAGKLSAGYSDKQRMELDSIDRAMKARFSSGMTTSAGKQSTSAQDRQVTAALNALATQRKARTASPNYTGNSAAEKEKDPMAVFKQQMAYVDSMQKANDPALKAEREKQQAKAKVLAGQPVALEVHKAPDSGTEFNTIRPDACSQLISAIIDEDVTAYAGSRIRLRLLEDIWAGKNLISKGTTLYGLVNGFTQQRVTFVINSVLSGGQILPVKLSVYDQDGILGLYVPASAFRDFTKDLSGNTMQGVSIESGSAGNQLLMSSVDKIFQSTSSAIAGAIRKNKAKIKYGTYVYLVDPQTIQNNH is encoded by the coding sequence ATGCAAATCAATTTTAAACAGCCGCGCTACATCGTGCCCCTGATATTGCTGCCTTTTTTATGCCTGTTCTTTTATGTATTCCATGGAAAGAACAAGGAAAAAGGGCCGGCAACACAGGCTGCGGATATACAAAGCAATGTGGGTAACGTTTCCAGCCATGTTAAAAAGAGCGCACTATCCGATAAGCTGGATGCTTTCCGGAACACTTATAAAGAGAGTGACGGACTGACGGCAGTAACGCCGGTCACCAATGACCAGGTAACCGCAGGGAAGCTATCAGCGGGATATTCTGATAAACAGCGCATGGAGCTGGACTCCATTGACCGCGCGATGAAAGCCCGCTTCAGCTCGGGCATGACAACGTCCGCCGGCAAACAAAGTACGTCCGCACAGGACCGGCAGGTGACTGCCGCACTGAATGCGCTTGCTACGCAGAGAAAAGCAAGAACCGCTTCTCCAAACTACACGGGCAACAGTGCTGCCGAGAAGGAGAAAGACCCGATGGCGGTTTTTAAACAGCAAATGGCCTATGTGGACAGCATGCAGAAAGCCAATGACCCTGCACTCAAAGCCGAGCGGGAAAAACAACAGGCGAAGGCCAAAGTGCTTGCCGGACAGCCTGTAGCGCTCGAAGTCCATAAGGCGCCTGACAGCGGTACGGAATTCAACACCATTCGTCCGGATGCCTGCAGTCAGCTGATCTCGGCGATCATAGATGAGGATGTGACCGCCTATGCCGGTTCGCGTATCCGCTTACGGCTGCTGGAAGATATCTGGGCCGGTAAAAACCTGATCAGCAAAGGAACCACGCTGTACGGACTGGTCAATGGCTTTACGCAGCAGCGGGTAACCTTCGTGATCAACTCGGTACTATCCGGCGGTCAGATCCTGCCGGTAAAATTATCGGTATACGACCAGGATGGAATTTTAGGCTTATACGTTCCTGCTTCCGCCTTCCGTGATTTCACCAAAGACCTGAGTGGTAATACCATGCAGGGCGTGAGCATAGAATCCGGCAGCGCCGGCAACCAATTGCTCATGAGCTCCGTGGATAAAATATTTCAGTCCACTTCCTCCGCGATCGCGGGCGCTATCCGCAAGAACAAGGCAAAGATCAAGTATGGCACCTATGTATACCTGGTCGATCCGCAAACCATTCAAAACAACCATTAA
- the traK gene encoding conjugative transposon protein TraK, with translation MLIKNIEAKIRLATVVALGSLICSVAICGIVSVFAFKQVANARRSVYILDNNVPILAKQTDMQVNRPAEYRAHVDLFHSLFFSLTPDDKYIEYQLKRAMYLIDESGAREYDDLKEKGFFTSILSSSSVLTLQTDSILLDMPRHYFRYYGKLKIDRRSSTLTRSLVTEGYLKDIPRSDNNPHGVLITGWKTLENKDLSDVQKNSF, from the coding sequence ATGCTTATTAAAAATATCGAGGCCAAGATCCGGCTTGCGACAGTGGTTGCCTTGGGCAGCCTGATCTGTTCGGTGGCTATCTGCGGAATTGTTTCCGTTTTCGCCTTTAAGCAGGTGGCGAACGCCCGCAGGAGCGTTTACATTTTGGATAACAATGTGCCCATATTGGCCAAGCAAACCGATATGCAGGTCAACAGGCCGGCCGAATACCGGGCGCATGTTGACCTGTTTCATTCCCTTTTCTTTTCGCTGACACCCGATGACAAGTACATCGAATACCAGTTAAAAAGAGCGATGTACCTGATCGACGAATCCGGTGCGCGGGAATATGACGACCTTAAAGAAAAAGGTTTTTTCACTTCAATTTTATCCTCCAGTTCGGTGCTGACGCTGCAAACGGACTCCATTTTGCTGGATATGCCCAGGCATTACTTCCGTTACTATGGCAAACTGAAGATCGACCGGCGCAGTTCCACGCTGACCCGTTCCCTGGTCACCGAAGGCTACCTGAAAGATATTCCGCGCAGCGACAACAATCCGCATGGTGTCCTGATCACCGGCTGGAAGACCCTGGAAAATAAAGACCTCTCCGATGTTCAAAAGAATTCATTCTAA